Below is a window of Carnobacterium inhibens subsp. inhibens DSM 13024 DNA.
AGATCTTGTAGTAACTTATGTTTTTTCATGTTAAATTAGCTTTAGTAACTTAACCTGAAGGGATTTAAGGAATATGCTAACACAAAAAGAATTACAAGAAAATCTAAAAATATCTCAAGCAACTTATTACCGTTTTATTAAAGAAGGAATGCCCTTTATAGTAAATGGAAAAAAGAAATTATTTGATATTAAAGTAGTAACTGAGTGGATGGAAGAAAGAAATAATTCTAGTATTGGAGAACTACATGTAGGAGAAGTTTATTCAAATGCTAAAGTTGCTGAAGCATTTAAATGTTCTACGCAAGGTGGAATGCGAAGATCACATGCTAGTAACACATTAGTTTTATTCACAGACCACTCAAACGTAGAGAATGTATATGAGGACAAGTGGAGAAATAATATCTTGCACTATACAGGAATGGGATTAACTGGAGATCAAAAATTAGAAGGAACTCAAAATCAGACTTTAGCAGACTCTAACAGTACTAGTATTCGTGTGTATTTATTTGAAACTTTTATATCGACTGAACACACTTTTTCTGGAGAAGTTGTATTAATTTCTGATCCTTATCAAGTTGAAGAAAAAGACCAAGACGAAAATAAGCGTCGGGTATGGAAATTCCCTTTAAAAATAAAGAATGAAAGTAAAGCAATAGAAAAAAAACATTTGGATCTTATTCAACAAAAAAAACAACATAAATTATTAAAATTAAGTCCAGAAGAAATAGCGGAACGTGCAAAAAAGGCTTCTAAAATTAATAAAGAAGAGAAAACCAGTAAGACATCATCCGAAGGTACCAAAGAATACAAAGCAGAGCCATCTTCAAGGTCGGTGACTACGAAAGTATTTGATCGTGACCCAAATATTGCTGCTTATGTAAAGCAAATGGCTAATGGTAAATGTCAATTATGTGAGGAAAATGCTCCATTTAAAGATGAAAACGGAAAACCATATTTGGAATCGCATCATATTCACTGGCTATCTAATGGGGGATTAGACATTATTGAAAACAGTATTGCATTGTGTGCAAACTGTCACCGGAAAATGCATGTTATTGCAGCACATTCTGATGTAGAAAAACTAAAAAACAGGGTTTTACAGTACGTTATATAAGATAAAGCCAAATGGTTTAAAATGAGTACTGATAGTACGATGAATTATTGTTATCAAAGTTTCATCGTTTATATTTTTGTGAAAGTATAGTGTAAGTAAAAGGGGATAATTTATATGTCTGATAGTATTATACGTGTAAAGAATTCAAGTAATAATTTTATTGATCGCAATCTATTAGTCTCAAGTTATAAACGAAAAAAGAAAGGTGAAAAGCTTACAGATTTAGAAACAAGACGAAGACGTGAAATGACGCCGCTGGAATTAAAACG
It encodes the following:
- a CDS encoding HNH endonuclease; its protein translation is MLTQKELQENLKISQATYYRFIKEGMPFIVNGKKKLFDIKVVTEWMEERNNSSIGELHVGEVYSNAKVAEAFKCSTQGGMRRSHASNTLVLFTDHSNVENVYEDKWRNNILHYTGMGLTGDQKLEGTQNQTLADSNSTSIRVYLFETFISTEHTFSGEVVLISDPYQVEEKDQDENKRRVWKFPLKIKNESKAIEKKHLDLIQQKKQHKLLKLSPEEIAERAKKASKINKEEKTSKTSSEGTKEYKAEPSSRSVTTKVFDRDPNIAAYVKQMANGKCQLCEENAPFKDENGKPYLESHHIHWLSNGGLDIIENSIALCANCHRKMHVIAAHSDVEKLKNRVLQYVI